From the genome of Uranotaenia lowii strain MFRU-FL chromosome 1, ASM2978415v1, whole genome shotgun sequence, one region includes:
- the LOC129745245 gene encoding nose resistant to fluoxetine protein 6-like, with protein sequence MHKCRNGEQKSTQIKSKMTTSLKLTVPKFSPWKLLLLMATFLEPVIFVGGVDFIDFAEYDKFPKIFVYDQFEECQQLYKADYAYCVVHARIQPDAQSQLWQNISIFSRDPSHYDHSLLEYGICIQNCENRLRSLGRLSENQTRQHTSEHYAAVARECINLQLKSQYQLEVERHVQLYHCYSEQTDNPPVDALEVLFALLLVILFVAVTISTWYDMSLCSRLGFSEKHFSQAPKSKRERVLVSFSFPRNLKRLTESVDGQIRQDLQFLEAFRFFQMFRVIMLHVFIAHSKAPQANTNYVEFTQHVPFMIFYIAEFQNYIQTFLSISGMLMTINFLEHVRKNPDYDGSVFWDKLKTRLSRLLPAYFFVVFMEASVARRFMVGPIGHHFVGEGQQNCRDWWWANLLFINNYIRTDSPCLIPMWYMAVDIQLFIFGMLAMLMIWRWPRTKVPFFVLAFACAAIIPTFTSYFKRLAPVMESNMKIANRYNRANDYQLSIYFPFHQNIGVYSFGMLAGFIYHRHRDSKKEILRSPLFRILFMAATALYGFCMISAYWAVIHKNDLNRIASAVYSTLFKQSWAIETTLIQLALALCSTHYWWKRAFSHSFFAVAGKLCYSFFLIHFTVIEMIYGQAAGPIHSNERLVASFCVEIYMWTIMLGPALALLVELPASAALKELLDRRKVGPMVVGDSNGEVQRSPSSGH encoded by the exons ATGCATAAATGTCGTAACGGAGAACAgaaatcaacacaaatcaagtCCAAAATGACAACCTCGCTAAAATTAACGGTGCCTAAATTTTCGCCATggaaactgctgctgctgatggccACATTCTTGGAACCGGTCATTTTTGTCGGAGGTGTTGATTTTATCGATT TCGCGGAATATGATaagtttccgaaaattttcgTCTACGATCAGTTCGAGGAGTGCCAGCAGCTGTACAAGGCGGATTACGCGTACTGTGTAGTGCATGCCCGGATACAGCCGGATGCTCAGTCGCAGCTGTGGCAGAACATTAGT attttttcccGGGACCCAAGCCATTACGATCACTCGCTGTTAGAATATGGCATTTGCATACAGAACTGTGAGAACCGGTTACGCAGCCTGGGTCGACTTTCGGAAAACCAAACCCGTCAACACACATCGGAACATTACGCTGCAGTGGCCCGGGAATGCATCAACCTGCAGCTGAAGTCTCAATATCAGCTGGAAGTGGAACGGCATGTTCAACTCTACCATTGCTACAGTGAACAAACCGATAATCCACCAGTGG ACGCCTTGGAGGTTCTTTTCGCCCTTTTGTTGGTGATACTTTTTGTGGCCGTGACAATTTCCACCTGGTACGATATGTCGCTCTGTTCCAGGTTGGGATTTTCGGAGAAGCATTTCTCGCAAGCCCCGAAGAGCAAACGGGAACGGGTGCTGGTTTCGTTTTCATTTCCAAGAAATTTGAAACGGTTGACCGAGTCGGTCGATGGACAAATTCGTCAGGACCTGCAGTTTCTGGAAGCTTTCCGATTTTTCCAAATGTTCCGGGTCATCATGCTGCACGTTTTCATCGCCCACAGCAAAGCTCCGCAAGCAAATACCAACTACGTCGAGTTCACCCAGCATGTGCCATTCATGATTTTCTACATTGCCGAGTTCCAGAACTACATCCAGACGTTCCTGTCGATATCCGGGATGCTGATGACGATAAACTTCCTGGAACACGTAAGGAAAAATCCCGACTACGATGGGTCGGTATTTTGGGACAAGCTCAAAACGCGACTCAGCCGTTTGCTGCCGGCGTATTTTTTCGTCGTGTTTATGGAAGCTTCCGTGGCCCGGCGCTTCATGGTGGGACCCATTGGACATCACTTCGTGGGCGAGGGACAGCAAAACTGCCGCGACTGGTGGTGGGCCAATCTGCTCTTCATCAATAACTATATCCGGACGGATTCGCCG TGTTTGATCCCGATGTGGTACATGGCCGTCGACATACAGCTGTTCATATTTGGCATGCTGGCCATGCTGATGATTTGGAGGTGGCCCCGAACGAAGGTGCCATTTTTTGTGCTCGCCTTCGCTTGCGCTGCAATTATCCCGACTTTCACCAGCTACTTCAAGCGTCTGGCTCCGGTAATGGAAAGCAACATGAAGATCGCAAATCGATATAATCGGGCCAACGATTATCAGCTCAGCATCTATTTCCCGTTCCATCAAAACATTGGCGTCTACAGCTTTGGGATGCTGGCCGGCTTCATCTATCATCGGCATCGAGattcgaaaaaagaaattttgcgcTCGCCCCTCTTCCGGATCCTGTTTATGGCTGCAACGGCTTTGTACGGTTTTTGCATGATCTCCGCATATTGGGCAGTGATTCACAAAAACGATCTCAACCGGATAGCGTCGGCCGTTTATTCGACGCTCTTCAAACAATCGTGGGCCATCGAAACGACGCTCATCCAGCTGGCACTGGCACTTTGCTCGACGCACTACTGGTGGAAGAGAGCCTTCAGCCATTCATTCTTCGCCGTGGCCGGAAAACTTTGCTACAGTTTCTTCCTCATCCACTTCACCGTCATCGAGATGATCTACGGCCAGGCGGCAGGCCCAATTCACTCGAACGAGCGGCTTGTG GCCAGCTTCTGTGTCGAGATCTACATGTGGACGATCATGCTGGGGCCGGCATTGGCCCTGCTCGTTGAGCTCCCTGCCTCGGCCGCTCTCAAAGAACTGCTCGATCGGCGGAAAGTTGGTCCGATGGTGGTGGGCGATAGCAATGGTGAAGTCCAGCGATCGCCTAGCAGCGGTCACTAA